CAATGTCGTAACCGGATCATACCGCGTCGTCCTTCCCGACGGCCGCACCCAAATTGTCACCTACAGGGCCGACAGCTACGGATATGTCGCCGACGTCAAGTACACCGGTGAAGCCAAGTATCCCGAATACGTCGAAAACAACTACAAAGCTACCACCTACTCCGCCCCAGCTTACAAGCCCACCGCTCCCACCTACTCCGCTCCTGCTTACAAGCCCACTGCTCCCACTTACACCGCTCCCACATACACTGCCCCGGCCAAAAAGGGTCCCACCTACACCGTCACCGCTCCCACATACTCTGCCCCGGCCCCGGCTTACACCGCCACTCCGGTCTACAAAGCCCCCGCAGTCCAGCCCCAGTATTAAATTGCAAGTAATTGAAACCGCTGAAATGTGTGTATCTAAACTTATTATTTAATACAAATATTAAATTCGATCAAAGTACTaccataaatattttaattatggAAGCGCTAAAATATTCCTGGATTCTCGGttctgttttaaaataaaaaggaatttttctgTCTTGCGGAAATTGAATGGCCGGAACCGATTGGGATGGATTGGATCACCATAAGTTCAATACGCAGATAGAAATCGATAACTACATAGATACcccaaaagttaaaaaaatcgattacttAGTTCACGGAAACACGACGACAATG
This sequence is a window from Daphnia pulicaria isolate SC F1-1A chromosome 7, SC_F0-13Bv2, whole genome shotgun sequence. Protein-coding genes within it:
- the LOC124350038 gene encoding DNA-directed RNA polymerase II subunit rpb1-like isoform X2, with the translated sequence MKFIILAALFAVAAADSYRSAEYAPKYEAPAYKSTYEAKYETPQPYDFSWAVNDYYNDYEHSEKSVDGNVVTGSYRVVLPDGRTQIVTYRADSYGYVADVKYTGEAKYPEYVENNYKATTYSAPAYKPTAPTYSAPAYKPTAPTYTAPTYTAPAKKGPTYTVTAPTYSAPAPAYTATPVYKAPAVQPQY
- the LOC124350038 gene encoding DNA-directed RNA polymerase II subunit rpb1-like isoform X3, whose protein sequence is MKFIILAALFAVAAADSYRSAEYAPKYEAPAYKSTYEAKYETPQPYDFSWAVNDYYNDYEHSEKSVDGNVVTGSYRVVLPDGRTQIVTYRADSYGYVADVKYTGEAKYPEYVENNYKATTYSAPAYKPTAPTYSAPAYKPTAPTYTAPTYTAPAKKGPTYTVTAPTYSAPAPAYTATPVYKAPAVQPQY